One Candidatus Binatia bacterium genomic region harbors:
- a CDS encoding NAD(P)/FAD-dependent oxidoreductase yields MELDFETVVVGAGVSGIGAGIELLKNDFDSFVILERAQDLGGTWRDNSYPGIAVDIPSIAYCFSFEMDHPWSRTYAPGAEIQDYLRHCSEKYEIDKHIEYGVGVSKIEFDAKTNTWTTQADGGRVYRSRYVIAATGILSQPKLPEIEGLENFSGKSMHTARWDHDHDLGGERVGVIGTGASAVQIVPSIAPDVGRLAVFQRTPIWVGPKDDEAIAAEDRKGFRFSQMGLRVRRFFTELGFEIGTYLVVNYQKRKSFVRQGEARLVKYVRQVVKDPALQEKLLPNYGLGCKRPAFSNEYLQTFNRENVDLVTSGITRITESGVMTDDGVHHELDTLILSTGFKTFEKGNAPSFEVVGLDEVELGQFWHDNRYQSYAGIAVPGFPNFFLTVGPYSGGFNWFTMLDAHLKYILRCMRRARSGGTSRVEVRREAHDEYFEMMLREAEDTVFKDPACVTARSYYIDRHGDASVGLPRTPWWRALRVRFSNLNVFRFES; encoded by the coding sequence ATGGAACTCGATTTTGAAACAGTCGTGGTGGGTGCCGGCGTCAGCGGAATTGGTGCGGGCATTGAACTTCTGAAGAACGATTTTGATTCGTTCGTCATTCTGGAGAGGGCGCAGGACCTTGGTGGCACCTGGCGCGACAATTCATACCCCGGCATTGCTGTGGATATTCCGAGTATTGCCTATTGCTTTTCGTTCGAGATGGACCATCCCTGGTCGCGGACCTATGCTCCTGGCGCCGAAATTCAGGACTACCTCCGGCACTGTTCGGAAAAATACGAGATCGACAAGCATATCGAGTACGGGGTTGGCGTCTCGAAGATCGAATTTGATGCGAAGACCAATACCTGGACCACGCAGGCCGATGGCGGACGTGTCTACCGGTCGCGGTATGTGATTGCCGCGACAGGAATCCTCAGTCAGCCGAAGCTCCCGGAGATCGAAGGCTTGGAGAATTTTTCCGGTAAGTCGATGCATACCGCCCGGTGGGATCACGATCACGATTTGGGTGGCGAGAGGGTCGGCGTTATCGGTACGGGAGCCTCGGCCGTTCAGATTGTTCCGAGCATCGCCCCCGACGTGGGACGCCTCGCCGTGTTCCAGCGTACCCCGATCTGGGTCGGACCGAAGGATGATGAAGCGATTGCGGCCGAGGATCGAAAAGGCTTCCGCTTCAGCCAGATGGGATTACGGGTTCGACGATTTTTCACGGAACTTGGTTTCGAGATCGGAACGTACCTGGTCGTGAATTACCAGAAGCGAAAGTCGTTCGTTCGCCAAGGCGAAGCGCGATTGGTGAAATACGTTCGTCAGGTGGTGAAGGATCCGGCGCTGCAAGAAAAACTGCTTCCGAACTATGGTCTGGGTTGCAAGCGTCCGGCATTTTCGAATGAATATCTCCAGACCTTCAATCGAGAAAACGTGGATCTGGTTACCTCGGGGATTACTCGGATTACCGAATCCGGGGTGATGACCGATGACGGCGTGCATCATGAACTGGACACCTTGATCTTGAGTACGGGTTTCAAGACCTTCGAGAAAGGTAACGCGCCCAGCTTTGAGGTGGTTGGTCTCGACGAAGTGGAGCTTGGCCAGTTCTGGCACGATAATCGATACCAATCTTATGCCGGTATCGCGGTGCCCGGGTTCCCGAATTTCTTTCTGACCGTTGGGCCTTATTCGGGCGGCTTCAATTGGTTCACGATGTTGGATGCACATTTGAAATACATTTTGCGGTGCATGCGCCGGGCGCGTTCGGGGGGCACTTCTCGTGTCGAGGTGCGGCGCGAGGCCCATGACGAATATTTCGAGATGATGCTCCGCGAGGCCGAGGATACTGTCTTCAAGGATCCCGCCTGCGTAACGGCCCGCAGCTATTATATTGATCGTCATGGAGATGCCTCTGTCGGGTTGCCGAGAACGCCCTGGTGGAGGGCGCTTCGAGTGCGGTTCTCGAACTTGAATGTGTTCCGATTCGAGAGCTGA